Proteins found in one Pristiophorus japonicus isolate sPriJap1 chromosome 25, sPriJap1.hap1, whole genome shotgun sequence genomic segment:
- the LOC139238086 gene encoding zinc finger protein 519-like, with the protein MEAEGTVRSGGKWYTCSVCGQGFSRSSKLERHKCSHTGEKPCKCGDCAKCFNYLSQLEIHRRIHNGERSSTCSNCGKGFTQLSNLERHKRSHTGERPFTCSDCRKGFTTSSDLLRHQRVHNGERPFSCSDCGKGFTTSPHLLRHQRVHTGEKPFSCSECGKGFTTSSNLLTHQRVHTGERPFTCSECGKGFTTSSHLLRHQRVHTGEWTFTCSHCGKRFTTSSHLLRHQRVHTGERPFTCSECGKGFTTSSYLQTHQ; encoded by the coding sequence atggaagcagaaggcaccgttcgcaGTGGGGGGaaatggtacacgtgctctgtgtgtggacaaggcttcagccgatcatccaaactggagagacacaagtgcagtcacactggggagaaaccgtgtaaatgtggggattgtgcgaaatgtttcaactacctgtcccagctggaaatacatcggcgaattcataatggggagAGATCGTCcacctgctccaactgtgggaagggattcactcagttatccaacctggagagacacaagcgcagtcacactggggagagaccattcacatgCTCCGACTgtcggaagggattcactacatcatccgacctgctgagacaccagcgagttcacaatggggagaggccgttcagctgctccgactgtgggaagggattcactacatcaccccatcttctgagacaccagcgagttcacactggggagaagccgttcagctgctctgaatgtgggaagggattcactacatcatccaacctgctgacacaccagcgagttcacactggggagagaccgttcacctgctctgaatgtgggaagggattcactacatcatcccatcttctgagacatcagcgagttcacactggggagtggacGTTCACCTGCTCCCACTGTGGGAAGcggttcactacatcatcccatcttctgagacatcagcgagttcacactggggagaggccgttcacctgctccgagtgtggaaagggattcactacatcatcctacCTGCAGACACACCAAtga